One Plasmodium vinckei vinckei genome assembly, chromosome: PVVCY_09 genomic region harbors:
- a CDS encoding 40S ribosomal protein S4, putative has translation MGKGIKKHMKRVNAPSHWMLNKMDGQYAPKTSSGPHKLLESIPLVILLRNRLKYALTFDEVKMILIQKIVKVDNKTRTDCTFPVGLMDVIHITKSNEFFRLLYDVKGRFVPHRITNEESKYKLCKVKKIILRKGKLSIAITHDGRSIPYIHPEVKVNDTIRLDLESGKVLEHLKFQVGNMVMVTAGHSVGRVGTILSIDKNIGTYDIIHVKDSRGKVFATRLSNIFVIGDGTKPYISLPREKGIKLDIIEERRNRLKAQNN, from the exons ATg GGTAAAGGAATAAAGAAGCACATGAAGAGGGTCAATGCACCATCGCATTGGATGTTGAACAAAATGGATGGGCAATATGCGCCCAAAACCAGCAGTGGTCCCCACAAATTGCTTGAAAGTATACCTTTGGTTATTCTTTTAAGAAATAGGCTAAAATATGCTTTAACTTTTGATGAagtaaaaatgattttaatTCAAAAGATCGTAAAAgttgataataaaacaagAACAGATTGTACATTCCCAGTAGGATTAATGGATGTTATACATATCACTAAATCAAATGAATTTTTTcgattattatatgatgTAAAAGGCCGATTTGTTCCCCATAGAATTACAAATGAAGaaagtaaatataaattatgtaaagtaaaaaaaataatattaagaAAGGGAAAATTATCAATTGCTATTACTCATGATGGTCGAAGTATCCCATATATTCATCCTGAAGTAAAAGTGAATGATACTATAAGATTAGATTTAGAATCAGGAAAAGTTTTAGaacatttaaaatttcaaGTTGGTAATATGGTTATGGTGACAGCTGGACACAGTGTTGGTAGAGTAGGAACTATTTTATctattgataaaaatataggaaCATATGATATTATTCATGTCAAAGATAGTCGAGGAAAAGTATTTGCTACAAGATTAAGTAACATATTTGTTATTGGGGATGGTACAAAACCATATATCAGTTTACCAAGAGAAAAGGGTATTAAATTGGACATTATCGAAGAAAGAAGAAACAGATTAAAGGctcaaaataattaa
- a CDS encoding centrin-4, putative — MIVEGKIETEINEDIEKEIYECFSLFDTSKSGYIDIREFYFALKSLGLNFKKDQVKKLFLEIKNNIDDKLNFDEFFDIASKHINTRYNEEEIDNMFSLFDPNDTGKITLSSLKTACDDIGEHIEESELKRMIDYADKNNDKSIDKSEFKNLVLSIWKNALLSDLDSDYE; from the exons ATGATAGTCGAAGGAAAAATAGAAACAGAAATTAATGAAGACatagaaaaagaaatatatgaatgcTTCTCATTATTTGATACAAGTAAAAGTGGGTATATTGATATTAgggaattttattttgcttTAAAATCTCTTggtttaaattttaaaaaagaccaagtaaaaaaattatttttagaaataaaaaataatattgatgaTAAACTAAATTTTGatgaattttttgatatcGCATCAAAGCATATAAATACCAGATataatgaagaagaaataGATAACATGTTTTCACTTTTTGATCCCAATGATACTG GAAAAATTACTTTGAGTTCTCTTAAAACGGCTTGCGATGACATAG gGGAACACATTGAAGAGTCGGAACTAAAACGTATGATCGATTATgctgataaaaataatgataaatctATTGATAAAAgtgaatttaaaaatttggtTTTGTCTATTTGGAAAAATGCACTCTTAAGTGATTTGGATTCAgattatgaataa
- a CDS encoding translocon component PTEX88, putative has protein sequence MMLCLFALAVAYIASGGNCKYYVQHSGKLILTEQLNTISNLRVISEGESIKLETEYLMNFPIYCIPHMTIDSNSKKNKKPTYYIKQEFQNSLYLYKNNLNVMPITFNDKNYIAGMAANNGLVLIVADLDIYKADEEKKKISMVSINDSKYDKLFNNDEMFYTGIISDVVENQFFLICTIKSKYFIAHIKYDENKGYITILSIIEKLNGKNLSVVNSISIVEDRLYVVENAENVYQAVIDRKNVKNNANLKGIKIYSFEKKNEKILGLSSKTITNPMTNNLSDYIIINTKKISQDKPSSENCIYLASVNINNNKEIEIFNIIDMYSSDMNPMYFSVYDIYLSMDSRKDPGEQKLWMKQLKNNKPKYFNIPNKNINENKENVEDQKYMLDILWTNQFNCTINKGSLDLRDVKSVPNNDIKKLTLKKINNHLSTSPYAICSSTCSKENKVFDEVCYYDAQNNFVSSLNPSENYSEGYTGHIVFDGLKNYIAFDYKSVKGVHALSYPLDNMIYIHLKNGNVKINLPQPFGLSIDKYNSTDSELIVYVACNDEEKNYINKCVVNQKDKSYQCFNVYKKTKEDNELFQYISYITYLTNNNKEENNYIYVSNNKKSIYKLEKNGKKWASNEWLTLEKPNQRVGPVSTLLNYFYVHKNMLNTMKTKLPENEVIQKLATSNEEDLHITDDEYIFLQNSHTVVFASNFDSYGKETGSQINFYASLFDENYHQSFEVDSIVTSIESASTMSYYLHE, from the coding sequence aTGATGCTATGTTTGTTTGCGTTGGCAGTGGCTTACATTGCCAGTGGTGGGAACtgtaaatattatgtacAACATTCtggaaaattaatattaacagAACAACTAAATACTATATCTAATCTCCGTGTAATAAGTGAAGGAGAGTCAATAAAATTAGAAACAgaatatttaatgaatttTCCAATATATTGTATACCTCATATGACAATAGATAgtaatagtaaaaaaaataaaaaaccaacatattatataaaacaagaATTTCaaaattctttatatttatacaaaaataatttaaatgtaaTGCCAATAACATtcaatgataaaaattatatagcTGGTATGGCAGCTAATAATGGATTAGTTTTAATTGTCGCTGATCTTGATATATACAAAGctgatgaagaaaaaaaaaaaatttcaatGGTTAGCATTAATGATTCAAAATATGACAAACTATTTAACAATGATGAAATGTTTTATACAGGAATAATATCTGATGTTGTTGAaaatcaattttttttgatatgtacaataaaaagtaaatatttcattgctcatataaaatatgatgaaaataaaggaTATATAACCATATTAAGtattattgaaaaattaaatggaaaaaatttatCTGTTGTTAATTCAATTAGTATTGTAGAAGACAGATTATATGTCGTTGAGAATGCAGAAAATGTTTATCAAGCTGTAATTGatagaaaaaatgtaaaaaataatgctaATTTAAAAggtattaaaatatattcttttgaaaaaaagaatgaaaaaatattaggaTTAAGTTCTAAAACGATCACTAATCCAATGACAAACAATCTTAgtgattatataattattaatacaaaaaaaatatctcAAGATAAACCCTCTTCtgaaaattgtatataccTAGCAagtgtaaatataaataataataaagaaattgaaatatttaatattatagatATGTATAGTTCTGATATGAATCCAATGTATTTTAGTgtttatgatatatatttatctatGGATAGTCGTAAAGATCCAGGAGAGCAAAAATTATGGATgaaacaattaaaaaataataaacctaaatattttaatattcctaataaaaatattaatgaaaataaagaaaatgttgaagatcaaaaatatatgttagATATATTATGGACAAATCAATTTAATTgtacaataaataaaggAAGTTTAGATCTTCGTGATGTTAAATCGGTtccaaataatgatataaaaaaattaacattaaaaaaaataaataatcattTATCAACATCCCCTTATGCAATATGTTCAAGTACTTGTtctaaagaaaataaagttTTTGATGAAGTTTGTTATTATGATgctcaaaataattttgttagtAGTTTAAACCCTTCAGAAAATTATAGTGAGGGATATACTGGTCATATTGTATTTGAtggattaaaaaattatatagcATTTGATTATAAGTCTGTAAAAGGTGTACATGCATTATCATACCCATTAGataatatgatatatatacatttaaaGAATggaaatgtaaaaataaatttaccACAACCATTTGGATTATCaatagataaatataatagcaCAGATAGTGAACTAATTGTATATGTAGCATGTaatgatgaagaaaaaaattatattaataaatgtgtTGTCAATCAAAAAGATAAATCATATCAATGTTTtaatgtttataaaaaaacaaaagaagataatgaattatttcaatatatttccTATATTACCTACTTaactaataataataaagaagaaaataattatatttatgtttcaaataataaaaaatctatatataagttagagaaaaatggaaaaaaatgggCTTCTAATGAATGGTTGACTTTAGAAAAACCAAATCAACGTGTAGGTCCAGTTTCGACATTActaaactatttttatgtacataaaaatatgttaaatacaatgaaaacaaaattacCAGAAAATGAagtaatacaaaaattggCTACATCAAATGAAGAAGATTTACATATAACAGatgatgaatatatatttttacaaaattctCATACAGTTGTTTTTGCTTCTAATTTTGATTCATATGGAAAAGAAACAGGATCTCAAATTAACTTTTATGCTAGTTTATTTGATGAGAATTATCATCAATCTTTTGAAGTAGATAGTATAGTTACAAGTATTGAAAGCGCATCAACAATGAGCTACTACTTGCACGAATAA